One Tepidisphaeraceae bacterium genomic window carries:
- a CDS encoding phage tail protein, whose amino-acid sequence MELTLQFDPDPSKVFPRDPRTAFRVAMSAGNRTMATARTRITRVLVKEINLPSRDVRAEIRLKRISLSDARTVGSTVEARIDVKHRPIPVMKFRGTRETKDGVSVLVSRTKGRELLKDAFIAIMKSGHRGVFERKRLIALSELSLQEQIHYRAGALHYTKSNLVRPDGTVDERKRVPRLPIQERFGKTLAGYLANAPDVLDREVAALQGDLTKNVLSQISRFVQRKGTDKFDDLLALNLPENA is encoded by the coding sequence ATGGAATTAACCCTTCAGTTCGACCCGGACCCGAGCAAGGTCTTCCCACGCGACCCCCGTACGGCGTTCCGCGTGGCCATGAGTGCTGGCAACCGGACCATGGCCACCGCGCGCACGCGGATCACGCGGGTGCTGGTCAAGGAGATCAACCTTCCGTCACGCGATGTTCGCGCCGAGATCCGCCTAAAGCGCATCAGCCTCTCCGATGCCCGAACGGTGGGCTCGACGGTCGAGGCTCGGATCGACGTCAAGCATCGGCCAATCCCGGTGATGAAGTTCCGCGGCACGCGCGAGACGAAAGACGGCGTCTCCGTTCTGGTGAGTCGGACGAAGGGCCGAGAACTGCTGAAGGACGCCTTCATCGCGATTATGAAGAGCGGTCACCGCGGCGTCTTCGAACGCAAGCGGCTGATCGCGTTGAGCGAACTGTCGCTGCAGGAGCAGATCCACTACCGCGCTGGTGCCCTGCACTACACGAAGTCCAATCTGGTGCGGCCGGACGGCACCGTGGACGAACGGAAGCGGGTGCCGCGGCTACCGATCCAGGAGCGGTTCGGCAAGACGCTGGCGGGCTACTTGGCCAACGCGCCCGACGTCCTCGACCGCGAGGTCGCGGCACTACAGGGTGACCTGACGAAGAACGTCCTCAGCCAGATCAGCCGATTCGTGCAGCGCAAGGGTACGGACAAGTTCGACGACCTGCTCGCCCTCAACTTACCGGAGAACGCCTAA
- a CDS encoding major capsid protein yields the protein MPTYLYPEARELQELGPELMAQEIANDPLFSIFPIETVNAALLQWSVEDDDLGLQQLRGLDGAPQHVKPVGNKSYVAEPGYYGEFETVTEKELTERGGSVIGEAVVSIEDSVLTRQRQLVAREVNRIRQICWLLLTTGTFSVSGKGGTLVYTDTFAIQSYTGSNWGVPATATPLADLRAMQQMGSQFGVDFNASSMFFINRVDANNMLKNSNAADLGGRRTLGGGTVNSIAEANRIIMGEDLPEIVVYDRGYKNDANTYTKFITNGNGTLVGRRQEGDRVGAYRMTRNLNNPAGTPGSYEYVKDYVRGINAPKETPPKIEVHRGHNGGPVLTRPKAIVKVAIGA from the coding sequence ATGCCCACGTACCTATATCCCGAAGCCCGCGAGCTGCAGGAACTCGGCCCCGAGTTGATGGCGCAGGAGATCGCCAACGACCCGCTCTTCAGCATCTTCCCGATCGAGACGGTCAACGCTGCATTGCTGCAGTGGTCCGTTGAGGACGACGACCTCGGCCTCCAGCAGCTGCGCGGCCTCGACGGCGCGCCGCAGCACGTGAAGCCGGTCGGCAACAAGAGCTACGTTGCCGAGCCCGGTTATTACGGCGAGTTCGAGACGGTCACCGAGAAGGAACTGACCGAGCGCGGCGGCAGCGTGATCGGCGAGGCCGTCGTGTCCATTGAGGACTCGGTGCTGACGCGCCAGCGCCAACTCGTCGCCCGCGAGGTCAACCGGATCCGGCAGATCTGCTGGCTGCTGCTGACGACCGGCACGTTCAGCGTCTCGGGCAAGGGTGGCACGCTCGTGTACACCGACACGTTCGCGATCCAGAGCTACACCGGGTCGAACTGGGGCGTGCCGGCGACGGCGACGCCGCTGGCCGACCTGCGCGCGATGCAGCAGATGGGCAGCCAGTTCGGCGTGGACTTCAACGCGTCCAGCATGTTCTTCATCAACCGCGTGGATGCCAACAACATGCTGAAGAACTCGAACGCCGCCGACCTGGGCGGGCGCCGCACGCTTGGCGGTGGCACGGTCAACAGCATCGCCGAGGCCAACCGGATCATCATGGGTGAGGACCTGCCCGAGATCGTCGTCTACGACCGCGGCTACAAGAACGACGCCAACACGTACACGAAGTTCATCACGAACGGTAACGGCACGCTCGTCGGCCGGCGTCAGGAGGGCGACCGCGTCGGCGCCTACCGGATGACGCGCAACCTCAACAACCCGGCCGGCACGCCCGGCAGCTACGAGTACGTGAAGGACTACGTGCGCGGGATCAACGCCCCGAAGGAGACGCCCCCGAAGATCGAGGTGCACCGCGGCCACAACGGTGGGCCGGTGCTGACCCGTCCCAAGGCGATCGTCAAGGTCGCGATCGGTGCCTAA
- a CDS encoding head decoration protein, producing MPTELESFAMNKLEPAVFPHDARLEAASLGPSQTLLKGRVLGKKIADSKLYPYASGNADGTQVPVAILTHDTVTDANGKHYLGTSGVASSMNLPHGDGQVYVAGTFHAADLIGWDANAATVMHARVLPSGDIRIP from the coding sequence ATGCCCACGGAACTTGAATCGTTCGCGATGAACAAGCTCGAGCCGGCCGTCTTCCCCCACGATGCCCGCCTCGAAGCCGCCAGCCTCGGGCCGAGCCAGACCCTGTTGAAGGGTCGCGTGCTCGGCAAGAAGATCGCCGACAGCAAGCTTTACCCCTACGCGTCGGGTAACGCCGACGGGACGCAGGTCCCGGTCGCGATCCTGACGCACGACACCGTCACCGACGCCAACGGCAAGCATTATCTCGGCACCAGCGGCGTCGCCAGCAGCATGAACCTGCCGCACGGCGACGGCCAGGTCTACGTCGCCGGCACGTTCCACGCGGCCGACCTGATCGGCTGGGACGCCAACGCGGCGACCGTCATGCACGCCCGCGTGCTGCCGAGCGGCGACATCCGCATCCCGTAA
- a CDS encoding S49 family peptidase translates to MSRNIANTPAAKAALIQSISGQWVMSEPRVRELARRIAKDVAGDGMQTPAPGPAGYTVADGVARIDVIGVLTKYETWWDDYYGLCAADRIQGLVDAAFNDPAVRTVAFVIDSPGGMAAGTVQLGDFIRRRADATGKATMAVVSDQAASGGYWLAAACDTIVANSIAEVGSIGAFELWTDDTKFWADLGITFTVVSSGGVKGAGADGSVPPELVAESQRGVDALYEQFVAWVATRRQMSDAEARALADGRVWIAAEAVTKRLIDRVQPLDAAMSAEKERIANMDREQFIAYVAAHPDHLQEVAQPLVDKAIAATKPNNATASELKAAFPEDKDFVMDRLDIEAPIAEHKVAYADHVKAKLTAAGQKNDELQKKIGEIDPSHAGHGSAINTPTGDQPAVSSLARMNELRKQQGLPAKTA, encoded by the coding sequence ATGAGCAGGAACATCGCCAACACGCCCGCGGCCAAGGCTGCGCTGATTCAGTCGATCTCGGGCCAGTGGGTCATGAGCGAGCCGCGCGTTCGTGAGCTGGCACGGCGCATCGCCAAGGACGTCGCCGGCGATGGCATGCAGACGCCCGCGCCCGGTCCGGCCGGGTACACGGTCGCCGACGGCGTGGCCCGCATCGACGTGATCGGCGTCCTGACGAAGTATGAGACCTGGTGGGACGACTATTACGGCCTCTGCGCCGCCGACCGCATTCAGGGCCTGGTCGACGCCGCGTTCAACGATCCGGCCGTGCGCACCGTCGCATTCGTGATCGACAGCCCCGGGGGCATGGCCGCCGGCACCGTGCAGCTGGGCGACTTCATCCGCCGCCGCGCCGACGCCACCGGAAAGGCGACGATGGCCGTCGTGTCTGACCAGGCTGCCTCTGGCGGCTACTGGCTCGCCGCTGCCTGCGACACGATCGTCGCCAACTCGATCGCCGAGGTCGGCAGCATCGGGGCGTTCGAGCTGTGGACCGACGACACCAAGTTCTGGGCGGACCTGGGCATCACGTTCACCGTCGTCAGTTCCGGCGGGGTGAAGGGTGCCGGCGCCGATGGCTCCGTGCCGCCCGAGCTGGTCGCCGAGTCGCAGCGGGGCGTCGACGCCCTCTATGAGCAGTTCGTCGCCTGGGTGGCCACGCGTCGCCAGATGAGCGACGCCGAGGCCCGGGCGCTGGCCGACGGCCGCGTGTGGATCGCGGCCGAGGCCGTCACCAAACGTTTAATCGACCGAGTTCAACCACTAGACGCGGCGATGTCCGCGGAGAAAGAAAGGATCGCCAATATGGACCGCGAACAATTCATCGCGTACGTCGCCGCTCACCCCGACCACCTGCAGGAGGTCGCGCAGCCGCTCGTCGACAAGGCCATTGCCGCGACGAAGCCCAACAACGCCACCGCCAGCGAGCTGAAGGCGGCGTTCCCGGAAGACAAGGATTTCGTGATGGACCGCCTCGACATCGAAGCGCCCATTGCCGAGCACAAGGTCGCCTACGCCGACCACGTGAAGGCGAAGCTGACCGCGGCCGGTCAGAAGAACGACGAGCTGCAGAAGAAGATCGGCGAGATCGACCCCAGCCACGCGGGACACGGCTCGGCCATCAACACGCCCACAGGCGATCAGCCCGCGGTTTCGTCGCTCGCACGTATGAACGAACTGCGCAAGCAGCAGGGCCTCCCTGCAAAGACGGCCTGA
- a CDS encoding phage portal protein: MSYNDSIRTRLDDAWGTGTILGPDGLPAQSVAEDQRHMRNRSRHLTRNNALASSVLQRSSENVIGTGIRLRSTAEGIFKDKINDRWKRLVDGKLFDVRRTFSFDHMQDMNYTGSHRDGDSAWLLIDRGYGPETQLLEGDAFETPPGYYDRNIVDGVEFGPSGAPVAYWVSELGPGRMRRPKRLLARDVIFMPRTGGRYNVTRGIPSFYGLYSLFEQIIGVLDAAVVAMRVGASQALIVTVKGKRPTNARDSIVLDAAGNPVRGRVIEPGMINIVYEGESVTSFNPQHPGTNFTDAIRTFCRFVGLRFGLTLERVLLDFTKANYSVSRSTALQEQRTSDIEQWHYNASVFARLWPWLVSKWVKASDWVGPVPNDAWAYEWTPTGRPLTEPSKDAPGIEKLIAMGIEDPISYLTERGMDPAVVCQNFAIWNKLRAENGLPPIGVAGAAGTTPLQLPEPDDDEDEEDEEDDADADDEETNR; this comes from the coding sequence ATGTCATACAACGACAGCATTCGAACGCGGCTCGACGACGCGTGGGGCACGGGCACGATCCTCGGTCCCGATGGGCTGCCAGCGCAGTCGGTCGCGGAAGATCAGCGCCACATGCGCAATCGTTCCCGACACCTCACGCGCAACAACGCGCTGGCGTCCAGCGTGCTGCAGCGGTCGAGCGAGAACGTGATCGGCACCGGCATCCGCCTGCGGTCGACGGCCGAGGGCATCTTCAAGGACAAGATCAACGATCGGTGGAAGCGGCTGGTCGACGGGAAGCTGTTCGACGTGCGCCGCACGTTCAGCTTCGACCATATGCAGGACATGAATTACACGGGCAGCCATCGCGACGGCGATTCCGCCTGGCTGTTGATCGATCGCGGCTACGGTCCTGAAACGCAGTTGCTGGAGGGCGACGCCTTCGAGACGCCGCCCGGCTACTACGACCGCAACATCGTCGACGGCGTCGAGTTCGGTCCGTCCGGCGCGCCGGTCGCCTATTGGGTGAGCGAGCTCGGGCCCGGCCGCATGCGTCGTCCGAAGCGTCTGCTGGCACGCGACGTGATCTTCATGCCCCGTACGGGTGGCCGGTACAACGTCACCCGCGGCATCCCGTCGTTCTACGGCCTCTACTCGCTCTTCGAACAGATCATCGGTGTGCTGGACGCGGCCGTGGTGGCCATGCGGGTTGGCGCGTCGCAGGCCCTGATCGTCACCGTGAAGGGAAAGCGGCCCACGAACGCCCGGGATTCGATCGTCCTCGACGCCGCGGGCAACCCGGTCCGCGGCCGGGTGATCGAGCCGGGAATGATCAACATCGTCTATGAGGGCGAGAGCGTCACGTCGTTCAACCCCCAGCACCCCGGGACGAACTTCACCGATGCAATCCGCACGTTCTGCCGGTTCGTCGGCCTGCGGTTCGGCCTGACGCTCGAACGCGTGCTGCTGGACTTCACGAAGGCGAACTACTCGGTGAGCCGGTCGACGGCCCTGCAGGAGCAGCGCACCAGCGACATCGAGCAGTGGCACTACAACGCCAGCGTCTTCGCGAGGCTCTGGCCCTGGCTGGTGAGCAAGTGGGTCAAGGCGAGCGATTGGGTCGGGCCGGTTCCCAACGACGCGTGGGCCTACGAGTGGACGCCGACGGGGCGACCGCTGACCGAGCCGTCGAAGGATGCGCCGGGCATCGAGAAGCTGATCGCGATGGGGATCGAGGATCCGATCTCCTACCTGACCGAGCGAGGCATGGATCCCGCCGTGGTCTGCCAGAACTTCGCGATCTGGAACAAGCTGCGGGCCGAGAACGGTCTGCCCCCGATCGGCGTCGCTGGTGCGGCTGGCACCACGCCGCTGCAGCTGCCTGAGCCTGACGACGACGAGGATGAAGAAGACGAAGAGGACGACGCCGACGCTGACGACGAGGAAACCAACCGATGA